The sequence GTCGCTTCGCTGGTGAGAATGCAGCAGCTAGTTGCCGTTGAGGCACATGCACACTTCCGTAATCCACTAATCCGCACGCGGCGGCGAAGTCCAACGAGGAGGGccggccccggcggcgcccgGGGACCACCCGAGAGATGCCCCCCACCTCGTTGCGGGGCCCTAGCGCAGGGAGGCATGCATCGGCTCCCGGCATCTTCTTTCTACTGGGCGCGCTGGCCCAGCCCGTGCCCAACTCCCGAGAATGGCCGGGCGGGACGGCGCCACCCGACGTCGACGTCGCCGTCGCGCTGCCTCCTCGCGGACGCAAAGACAAcatagagagatagagagagttgAAAGGTGCAAAGGCGGGGCTGGCGAGTGCCGATTCCGCGCAATCCTAGTTGCTCTTTGCTCCTGTCGTCCTCCCGGTCTTTCTCAAGTTTCCCTTCGGCTTTCGCCACTTAATTCATGTGTTACCTGGCCATTACGGGTGGCTTAAAGCGACGCTAAAAGATTTGCATCAGGCATGGCCTGGCACATAAACAACCGCAGCATCCCGGGTGGTGGCTGGTGCGGGGCGATTAGGAATCCAGAGCGGCCCCGCGGTGACGCATGATTCTTTCCGTGCAGGCTTTCCTAGCTCTCCCACCTTCCGCAAACGGGTCCTATCTGGCTGACCACGCGAACCCGCCACCCCCCAACCGGTCAATTCGTCCAGCTCCAGCCACTCGATCAGCATGCCGGGATCCGAATTCGGAGCCTCTCCTTTTACCGAttccctcttcttcttcctccagtCCCCGCACCCCTCTCCCCGCCTTCGATTACGCCACGATAAAATAGCTAAACTACTAGCATGCGAGTGGGCGTGTCCATGTGATTGTTCAGCGTCCAGGTCAGGACTTATCTCCCctgcatctctctctctctctctctctctctctctctctctctctctctctctctctttcctcTTCAATCATCTTCCGCAACCCACCAACCGTGGTTGATTCAACGCTCCGCTCCGCTCCGCTCCTAGTATTCGCCGCCGTCTCACGGTGACCTGTTCGTGGAAATTCCTTCATTTATACGTAGAGATAGGTTCAGATGACACGAGCAATTATTTTTCGCTAAGACGTCGAGATAGGCAGCAGAGCAGACAGCCCGCGCGCGGAATTGAATTACTAGTCGGATTAGGTGGGCAACCACGGAGTTGAGCGCGCGATGGAGAAGGGGAGCAGCGGGCCGTCCTGCCGCGCCGCCATCTGTGGCATCGTCGTGCTCCTCTGCGCCGTCGCCTTCTCCTGCTCCCTCGCCGCGGAATTCCGCAAGGTCAAGGTACGGTTGCCCTCCCCTGCTCCGCGCTCTTCGTCTCGCGTTCCCGGATCTGAGGGGTTCGTTCGTGTCGCAGGAGAAGGACATGAAGCTGGACGGCAGCCTCTGCTCGCTGCCCAGGAGCTCCGCGTTCGAGCTGGGCGTCGCCGCCATCGCCTTCCTCTTCGTGGCGCAGCTCGTGGGCACCACGGCGGCGGTGAGCACCGCGTGCGCCGCCGAGCCCAAGAAGAGGCAGAGCTCCGCCGCCCGAGGGCGCGTCGCGTTCGTCGCCCTCCTGGCCCTCTCATGGTACGTATACAAAAACAAATGATCGTGGCGACAGGACCCCGGGCGGGCGCGATTCTTTCCAGCGCACATGAGCTAGGACTAGGAGTGAACTCAATTCCGTCGTCCGGTGTTGTTGTTGCGCGGGTGCTTGCTGCAGGCTGAGCTTCGCGGTGGCCGTGGTCCTGCTGGCGACGGCCGCGAGCATGAACCACGGGCAGCGGTACGGGCGCGGGTGGCTGGACGGCGACTGCTACGTCGCCAGGAGCGGCGTGTTCGGCGGCGCGGCGGCCCTGGTCGTCGTCACGGCGCTCATCACCCTCGGCCTCACCTTCGCGACCGAATCGGCCGCGGGGGCCATGGCGACAACGCCCGCGTCGTCACCGGCGACGCGCGCGAGGATACGTGTCGACGCGGCGTCGGCGGACGCGGAACAACCGGGCGGGCGATCCAGGCAATGAGGCAAGCAGGCAGGCAGGCTGGCAGTGGcaggggcgcggcgcggggcgggcCAACCGGAGGCGGCGGGTGAGCGGCAACGCTCGTTCCGGCTGCAAAAGGCCACGCCCGCGTGGACAACGGAAAGTGGCAGGCGCTCGCCGCCGGACCCGACGGGTGGGACCGCGGGGGGGCGGATGGATTATGGATATACCGCTGGTTGGTTGGATATTTAGCAGCCGCGACAGAGGGTACATACATTACCGTTTACTGTCCTCTTACTGACACGATCGTCTAACATGTAAATGACGCTAAGCGATCATTGCAAAAAAAAAAATTGCAAAGATAAACCATACGGAAATTACCACTTTGTTACAGCTGAGTGTTGAGTGTTTGTGTGCATGTGCACCAACCTGGTGCTAGTGGTGGTGGGGAATGGGCATGTTCAGCCTGGCGCCTTGATTGGATGACCTGGACACTGTACTGTGATTGGTGACAATAATACTACATTGAAAATTTGAAATGATCAAATGGACATTCTTTCATGAACCCAGCAAACTTCTGACAGTGAGTAAGAAAAAAAAGAGAGCATGTTCTCGGTATAACATGGCATTCGTCACCTAGATCGCATCTAGCACAACGCTGATAGCTTAAGCAAAACTCATAACAGTAACTAGAGTAAGAATTATTGAGGTTACAGAAAGTCTAGCAATGACAGGAAGTCACTCAGGAATGCAATGACATTCGTTGCCAAGAGCAGCCAAATTCTTGTATGGTGGATGCAATTTTGTCCAGAACAATCCGTAGAGTCCGTTGAAAGGAGACGGCATCGACGAAGTCAGAATCGGACGCGTCTAGTGTCCCCAGGTCCAACGAAGCGGGCGGGCTACGCGATGCGCTAGGCCATGGCGCGAAACTACCTGCACACTTGTCTGGTTGTAAAGCTGCAATGAAACAATGCAAATGATGACCTGGTTCTGGTCGGCAAAGACGACGCGATTGCATCTGAGGGGGGCATAACCGAGGTACGCCGTACGATTATGTAACGAGTGCAGTAATTTACAGGTCCCAAATGAGATGATCATTGCACGTGATTCTGCATCTCCGCTGGAAACGTGGATAAAAACGTGGCGCGAGGGGGAGCATGTGCGTGCGTGTGCTTTGTTTCCACAGCCATCCATGCAGGTTGGTTTTAGGCGttaggctatccgcactcatactACCCTATTTCTCTACCCTAAAAGGAATATTCCATCCTGGTCAGTGAGATTCTCTACTCTATCCAACAATTCTCTGCGGTCACGATTACCCTATATATCCACCCTATACGTCCCTGGGCCCACCAGCAGGCAGAGCAGGCAGGCGCTGTTG is a genomic window of Zea mays cultivar B73 chromosome 5, Zm-B73-REFERENCE-NAM-5.0, whole genome shotgun sequence containing:
- the LOC100194275 gene encoding uncharacterized protein isoform X1: MEKGSSGPSCRAAICGIVVLLCAVAFSCSLAAEFRKVKEKDMKLDGSLCSLPRSSAFELGVAAIAFLFVAQLVGTTAAVSTACAAEPKKRQSSAARGRVAFVALLALSWLSFAVAVVLLATAASMNHGQRYGRGWLDGDCYVARSGVFGGAAALVVVTALITLGLTFATESAAGAMATTPASSPATRARIRVDAASADAEQPGGRSRQ